The Triticum aestivum cultivar Chinese Spring chromosome 7B, IWGSC CS RefSeq v2.1, whole genome shotgun sequence genome window below encodes:
- the LOC123160747 gene encoding protochlorophyllide-dependent translocon component 52, chloroplastic: MDPLRLLLPRAQAQPLLPLPDGVPAPSVRPRLVPRRRARRHRNGAARMLPASAVASESPWTEQEPASGEKEERFNWLDQWYPFAPVEDLDPGAPRGKMVLGIRVVAWYDRGAGEWRVFDDACPHRLAPLSEGRIDDKGRLQCVYHEWCFDGRGACKFIPQAPALGPPVHTNRKACVASYPCVVQNRSCGSTRAPGRSTGTCFRGSRRRSSRRSTTPPSSPPS; the protein is encoded by the coding sequence ATGGATCCCCTCCGCCTACTCCTCCCCCGCGCCCAGGCCCAGCCCTTGCTTCCGCTCCCCGATGGCGTCCCAGCGCCGAGCGTTAGGCCCCGCCTCGTCCCGCGGCGACGGGCGCGCCGCCACCGCAACGGGGCCGCGCGGATGCTGCCGGCGTCGGCCGTGGCGTCCGAGTCGCCGTGGACGGAGCAGGAGCCGGCATCCGGGGAGAAGGAGGAGCGGTTCAACTGGCTGGACCAGTGGTACCCCTTCGCCCCCGTGGAGGACCTGGACCCCGGCGCGCCGCGCGGCAAGATGGTGCTGGGGATCCGTGTGGTGGCCTGGTACGACCGCGGCGCCGGCGAGTGGCGCGTGTTCGACGACGCGTGCCCGCACCGCCTGGCGCCGCTCTCGGAGGGCCGCatcgacgacaagggccggctccagtgCGTGTACCACGAGTGGTGCTTCGACGGCCGCGGCGCCTGCAAGTTCATCCCCCAGGCCCCCGCGCTCGGCCCGCCAGTGCACACCAACAGGAAGGCATGCGTTGCGTCCTACCCGTGCGTGGTGCAGAACAGATCCTGTGGTTCTACCCGCGCGCCGGGCCGGAGCACAGGGACGTGCTTCAGAGGAAGCCGCCGCCGTTCATCCCGGAGATCGACGACCCCGCCTTCGTCACCTCCTTCCTAG